One genomic segment of Odocoileus virginianus isolate 20LAN1187 ecotype Illinois chromosome 17, Ovbor_1.2, whole genome shotgun sequence includes these proteins:
- the CDK5RAP3 gene encoding CDK5 regulatory subunit-associated protein 3 isoform X2: MQDHQHVPIDIQTSKLLDWLVDRRHCTLKWQSLVLTIREKINAAIQDMPESQEIAQLLSGSYIHYFHCLRIVELLKGTEASTKNIFGRYSSQRMKDWQEIVALYEKDNTYLVELSSLLVRNVSYEIPSLKKQIAKCQQLQQEYSRKEEEGQTGAAEMREQFYHSCKQYGLTGDNVRRELLALVKDLPSQLAEIGAAAQTLGEAIDLYQACVGFVCESPTEQVLPMLRFVQTRGNCTVYEWRTGTEPSVVERPRLEEPPEQVEEDAIDWGDFGVEVTSEGADSGISAQTAGIDWGISLESDSKEAGGDEIDWGDDATALQITVLEAGTQAPEGVARGPDALTLLEYPETRNQFIDELMELEIFLSQRAVEMSEEADILSVSQFQLAPAILQGQTKAKMVAMVSALQDLIGRLTNLRMQHLFMILASPRYVDRVTELLQQKLKQSQLLALKKELMVQKQQEALQEQAVLEPKLDLLLEKTKELQKLIEADISKRYHGRPVNLMGTSL, translated from the exons ATGCAG GACCATCAGCACGTGCCCATCGACATCCAGACCAGCAAGCTACTCG ACTGGCTGGTAGACAGAAGGCACTGCACCCTGAAATGGCAGAGTCTGGTATTGACCATCCGAGAGAAGATCAACGCCGCCATCCAGGACATGCCAGAGAGCCAAGAGATCGCCCAGCTGCTCTCTGGATCCT aCATTCACTACTTCCACTGCCTAAGAATTGTGGAGCTTCTCAAGGGCACTGAAGCCTCCACAAAAAATATTTTCGGCCGGTACTCTTCACAGAGAATGAAG GATTGGCAGGAGATCGTAGCCCTATATGAGAAGGACAACACCTACCTAG TGGAGCTCTCCAGCCTCCTGGTTCGGAACGTCAGCTATGAGATCCCCTCCCTGAAGAAGCAGATCGCCAAGtgccagcagctgcagcaggaaTACAGCCGCAAGGAGGAAGAGGGCCAGACGGGGGCTGCCGAGATGAGGGAGCAGTTCTACCACTCGTGCAAGCAGTACGGCCTCACG GGGGACAATGTCCGAAGAGAACTACTGGCCCTGGTGAAGGACCTACCCAGTCAGCTGGCCGAGATCGGGGCGGCGGCCCAGACCCTGGGCGAAGCCATTGACCTGTACCAGGCCTGTGTGGGGTTCGTGTGTGAAAG CCCCACAGAGCAGGTGCTGCCGATGCTGCGGTTTGTGCAGACGCGGGGGAACTGCACGGTGTACGAGTGGAGGACGGGCACGGAGCCCTCGGTAGTGGAGAGGCCACGCCTTGAGGAGCCCCCTGAGCAGGTGGAAGAAGACGCG atTGACTGGGGTGACTTTGGGGTGGAGGTGACATCTGAAGGGGCCGACTCTGGCATCTCTGCCCAGACTGCTGGAATTGACTGGGGCATCTCCCTGGAATCGGATTCAAAG GAAGCTGGGGGTGATGAGATAGACTGGGGAGACGATGCCACTGCTCTGCAGATCACCGTGCTGGAAGCTGGAACCCAGG CTCCCGAAGGTGTTGCCAGGGGCCCGGATGCTCTGACACTTCTTGAATACCCTGAGACTCGGAATCAGTTCATTGATGAGCTCATGGAG CTAGAAATCTTCTTGTCCCAGAGAGCAGTGGAGATGAGTGAGGAGGCAGACATCCTGTCTGTGAGCCAGTTCCAGCTGGCTCCAGCCATCCTGCAGGGTCAGACCAAGGCAAAGATGGTCGCCATGGTGTCGGCACTGCAGGATCTGATTGGCCGGCTCACCAATCTTCGAATGCAGCACCTGTTTATGATCCTGGCCTCGCCAAG GTATGTGGACCGAGTGACTGAGCTCCTCCAGCAGAAGCTGAAGCAGTCCcagctgctggctttgaagaaagAACTGATGGTGCAGAAGCAACAGGAAGCCCTCCAGGAGCAGGCGGTTCTGGAGCCCAAGCTGGatctgctgctggagaagacaaAGGAGCTGCAGAAGCTG
- the CDK5RAP3 gene encoding CDK5 regulatory subunit-associated protein 3 isoform X1 → MGGCRGTPGLSSACPFLTCFLRLSPGGRPSPDHQHVPIDIQTSKLLDWLVDRRHCTLKWQSLVLTIREKINAAIQDMPESQEIAQLLSGSYIHYFHCLRIVELLKGTEASTKNIFGRYSSQRMKDWQEIVALYEKDNTYLVELSSLLVRNVSYEIPSLKKQIAKCQQLQQEYSRKEEEGQTGAAEMREQFYHSCKQYGLTGDNVRRELLALVKDLPSQLAEIGAAAQTLGEAIDLYQACVGFVCESPTEQVLPMLRFVQTRGNCTVYEWRTGTEPSVVERPRLEEPPEQVEEDAIDWGDFGVEVTSEGADSGISAQTAGIDWGISLESDSKEAGGDEIDWGDDATALQITVLEAGTQAPEGVARGPDALTLLEYPETRNQFIDELMELEIFLSQRAVEMSEEADILSVSQFQLAPAILQGQTKAKMVAMVSALQDLIGRLTNLRMQHLFMILASPRYVDRVTELLQQKLKQSQLLALKKELMVQKQQEALQEQAVLEPKLDLLLEKTKELQKLIEADISKRYHGRPVNLMGTSL, encoded by the exons ATGGGGGGCTGCCGTGGGACCCCTGGCCTGAGTTCAGCCTGTCCTTTCCTGACCTGCTTCCTCAGGCTCTCTCCGGGGGGGCGGCCCTCCCCG GACCATCAGCACGTGCCCATCGACATCCAGACCAGCAAGCTACTCG ACTGGCTGGTAGACAGAAGGCACTGCACCCTGAAATGGCAGAGTCTGGTATTGACCATCCGAGAGAAGATCAACGCCGCCATCCAGGACATGCCAGAGAGCCAAGAGATCGCCCAGCTGCTCTCTGGATCCT aCATTCACTACTTCCACTGCCTAAGAATTGTGGAGCTTCTCAAGGGCACTGAAGCCTCCACAAAAAATATTTTCGGCCGGTACTCTTCACAGAGAATGAAG GATTGGCAGGAGATCGTAGCCCTATATGAGAAGGACAACACCTACCTAG TGGAGCTCTCCAGCCTCCTGGTTCGGAACGTCAGCTATGAGATCCCCTCCCTGAAGAAGCAGATCGCCAAGtgccagcagctgcagcaggaaTACAGCCGCAAGGAGGAAGAGGGCCAGACGGGGGCTGCCGAGATGAGGGAGCAGTTCTACCACTCGTGCAAGCAGTACGGCCTCACG GGGGACAATGTCCGAAGAGAACTACTGGCCCTGGTGAAGGACCTACCCAGTCAGCTGGCCGAGATCGGGGCGGCGGCCCAGACCCTGGGCGAAGCCATTGACCTGTACCAGGCCTGTGTGGGGTTCGTGTGTGAAAG CCCCACAGAGCAGGTGCTGCCGATGCTGCGGTTTGTGCAGACGCGGGGGAACTGCACGGTGTACGAGTGGAGGACGGGCACGGAGCCCTCGGTAGTGGAGAGGCCACGCCTTGAGGAGCCCCCTGAGCAGGTGGAAGAAGACGCG atTGACTGGGGTGACTTTGGGGTGGAGGTGACATCTGAAGGGGCCGACTCTGGCATCTCTGCCCAGACTGCTGGAATTGACTGGGGCATCTCCCTGGAATCGGATTCAAAG GAAGCTGGGGGTGATGAGATAGACTGGGGAGACGATGCCACTGCTCTGCAGATCACCGTGCTGGAAGCTGGAACCCAGG CTCCCGAAGGTGTTGCCAGGGGCCCGGATGCTCTGACACTTCTTGAATACCCTGAGACTCGGAATCAGTTCATTGATGAGCTCATGGAG CTAGAAATCTTCTTGTCCCAGAGAGCAGTGGAGATGAGTGAGGAGGCAGACATCCTGTCTGTGAGCCAGTTCCAGCTGGCTCCAGCCATCCTGCAGGGTCAGACCAAGGCAAAGATGGTCGCCATGGTGTCGGCACTGCAGGATCTGATTGGCCGGCTCACCAATCTTCGAATGCAGCACCTGTTTATGATCCTGGCCTCGCCAAG GTATGTGGACCGAGTGACTGAGCTCCTCCAGCAGAAGCTGAAGCAGTCCcagctgctggctttgaagaaagAACTGATGGTGCAGAAGCAACAGGAAGCCCTCCAGGAGCAGGCGGTTCTGGAGCCCAAGCTGGatctgctgctggagaagacaaAGGAGCTGCAGAAGCTG